In a single window of the Streptomyces sp. HUAS ZL42 genome:
- a CDS encoding aldehyde dehydrogenase family protein has product MSDTAVPPGIELGTDMAPVHNPYTGEVIASVPTVDAGAAGAILQQARCGRRTAAALSRASRAAVLERAARLIERRAESFAQLIVSEAGKTIVQARKEVARAVNTLTLSGAEARRNAGEVIPFDSYEGSEKRQGWFTREPLGIIAAITPFNDPLNLVAHKLGPAIAGGNAVILKPSALTPLSALRLVDTLIEAGLPEEIVTVVNGNADIGAAIVTAPDVRMVSFTGGFATGEAISRTAGLKKLAMDLGGNAPVIVMDDADLDEAVASCVSGAFWAAGQNCIGTQRILIAAKVYERFRDAFVARTKLLRVGDPLDERTDVGPMITQEAAAATRAKVDTAVAQGAALLCGNDATGSLYVPTVLEDVPATCSIWQEEVFAPVVVLQPFTSFEDAIEQANAIDYSLHAGIFTSRLDRALNAARLLEAGGVMINDSSDYRFDAMPFGGFKYGSMGREGVRFAFEEMTQPKVVCVNHISEVVP; this is encoded by the coding sequence GTGTCTGACACCGCCGTGCCCCCCGGCATCGAACTCGGCACCGACATGGCGCCCGTGCACAACCCCTACACCGGCGAGGTCATCGCCTCGGTGCCCACCGTCGACGCGGGCGCCGCCGGCGCGATCCTGCAGCAGGCCAGGTGCGGGCGCCGCACCGCGGCCGCGCTCTCCCGCGCCTCCCGGGCCGCGGTCCTGGAACGCGCCGCCCGCCTGATCGAGCGGCGCGCCGAGTCTTTCGCCCAGCTGATCGTCAGCGAGGCCGGCAAGACCATCGTCCAGGCCCGCAAGGAAGTCGCCCGCGCGGTCAACACGCTGACCCTGTCCGGAGCCGAGGCACGGCGCAACGCCGGCGAGGTCATCCCCTTCGACTCCTACGAGGGCTCGGAGAAACGGCAGGGCTGGTTCACCCGCGAGCCGCTGGGCATCATCGCCGCCATCACCCCGTTCAACGACCCCCTCAACCTGGTCGCCCACAAGCTCGGCCCGGCCATCGCCGGGGGCAACGCCGTCATCCTCAAACCGTCGGCGCTGACACCGCTGTCCGCGCTGCGGCTGGTCGACACCCTCATCGAGGCCGGCCTGCCCGAGGAGATCGTCACCGTCGTCAACGGCAATGCCGACATCGGCGCCGCGATCGTGACCGCCCCCGACGTGCGCATGGTGTCCTTCACCGGCGGATTCGCCACCGGCGAGGCCATCTCCCGCACCGCCGGCCTGAAGAAGCTCGCCATGGACCTGGGCGGCAACGCCCCGGTCATCGTCATGGACGACGCCGACCTCGACGAGGCCGTGGCCTCCTGCGTCTCCGGCGCGTTCTGGGCCGCCGGCCAGAACTGCATCGGCACTCAGCGGATCCTCATCGCGGCCAAGGTCTACGAGCGCTTCCGCGACGCCTTCGTCGCCCGCACCAAGCTGCTGCGCGTCGGCGACCCGCTCGACGAGCGCACCGACGTCGGCCCCATGATCACCCAGGAGGCCGCGGCCGCCACCCGCGCCAAGGTCGACACGGCGGTGGCCCAGGGCGCGGCACTGCTGTGCGGCAACGACGCCACCGGCTCCCTGTACGTGCCGACCGTCCTGGAAGACGTCCCTGCGACCTGCTCGATCTGGCAGGAGGAGGTGTTCGCCCCGGTCGTCGTGCTGCAGCCCTTCACGTCCTTCGAGGACGCCATCGAGCAGGCCAACGCCATCGACTACAGCCTCCACGCGGGCATCTTCACCTCCCGCCTGGACCGCGCCCTGAACGCGGCCCGGCTGCTGGAAGCCGGCGGAGTGATGATCAACGACTCGTCCGACTACCGCTTCGACGCCATGCCGTTCGGCGGGTTCAAGTACGGCAGCATGGGCCGCGAAGGCGTGCGCTTCGCCTTCGAGGAGATGACCCAGCCCAAGGTCGTCTGCGTCAACCACATCAGCGAAGTGGTGCCATGA
- a CDS encoding homoserine dehydrogenase, translating to MGRYDLALIGFGGVNRALAELISQSGERLAKELGFALRVVAITDLRAGSLVDTDGIDLAPLLAAEPGELSFAGLAGGSADPRNEWVIREVPADIVVEATFTNPTDGEPALSHVRWALKSGKHVCTTNKGPVALAGRALKRLAAERGVSFEFEGAVLSGTPILRTARRMFGGLEITGVQGIMNGTSNYILGRLEEGIELSAAITEAQALGYAEADPTADIEGHDVQLKVMILANEVLGADLRREDVVREGISAITPREVRDAASKGLRWKLVGSATRHEDGSVDARVAPLALPAQHPLAGISGPLNAVAFHTDLLGTVTVSGPGAGRTETACALLSDIIAIHQRHADDDTAPIRAVLQETHRV from the coding sequence ATGGGCCGATACGATCTCGCCCTCATCGGATTCGGCGGCGTCAACCGCGCCCTCGCCGAACTCATATCCCAGAGCGGGGAGCGCCTGGCCAAGGAGCTGGGCTTTGCCCTGCGGGTGGTGGCGATCACCGATCTGCGGGCCGGTTCCCTGGTGGACACCGACGGCATTGATCTGGCGCCGCTGCTGGCCGCCGAGCCCGGGGAGTTGAGCTTCGCGGGCCTTGCCGGAGGCAGCGCTGATCCGCGCAACGAGTGGGTGATCCGCGAGGTGCCGGCCGACATCGTCGTGGAGGCGACGTTCACCAACCCCACCGACGGCGAGCCCGCCCTCTCCCATGTGCGCTGGGCCCTGAAATCGGGCAAGCACGTGTGCACCACCAACAAGGGCCCGGTCGCACTCGCCGGCCGCGCACTGAAGCGGCTGGCCGCCGAGCGCGGTGTCAGCTTCGAGTTCGAGGGCGCGGTCCTCAGCGGCACCCCCATCCTGCGCACCGCCCGGCGCATGTTCGGCGGCCTGGAGATCACCGGCGTCCAGGGCATCATGAACGGCACCTCGAACTACATCCTGGGCCGCCTCGAAGAAGGCATCGAGCTTTCGGCGGCCATCACCGAAGCCCAGGCCCTCGGCTACGCCGAAGCCGACCCCACCGCCGACATCGAGGGCCACGACGTCCAGCTCAAGGTCATGATCCTGGCCAACGAGGTTCTCGGCGCCGACCTGCGCCGCGAGGACGTCGTCCGAGAGGGCATCTCGGCGATCACCCCCCGCGAGGTGCGGGACGCCGCCTCGAAGGGGCTGCGCTGGAAGCTGGTCGGCTCCGCCACCCGCCACGAGGACGGCAGCGTCGATGCCCGCGTCGCCCCGCTCGCCCTGCCCGCCCAGCACCCGCTCGCCGGAATCTCCGGCCCCCTCAACGCGGTCGCCTTCCACACCGACCTCCTCGGCACCGTCACAGTGTCCGGGCCGGGCGCCGGCCGCACCGAAACCGCCTGCGCCCTGCTGTCGGACATCATCGCCATCCACCAGCGCCACGCGGACGACGACACAGCCCCCATCCGCGCCGTTCTCCAGGAGACCCACCGTGTCTGA
- a CDS encoding sigma-70 family RNA polymerase sigma factor has product MRSQDVQERPDADVVLAARDGDRHASEQLIRDCLPLVYNIVGRALDGHNDVDDVVQETMMRVLDGLPGLEQPDRFRSWLVAIAVRQVRDRWRSQQNRPTATPLEETAHEADPQADFADLAILRLALSGQRREAVEATRWLEDEEREVLALWWMEAAGELNRSDLAAACGLTPQHAAVRVQRVKERLETARAVVRAVTSSPRCTDLAAVLTSWDGRPAALWRKRLARHVRECPQCLSSASDLIPAEGLLGGLALVPVPIGLAGLVLDRALAANSAGATVGTDGHAAKGAGRMARTLGGPAIKPLAAATACAVTLTAAGVAWYAATRSHEPAPRPVAAAPLTPAASSVSPPPGASASPTPTRTPTTTATPTTTATARLSGQHALRSVDDPGHYVSQSGRLGILKTVGATSSTATRKAATFTFVPGLADARCYSLRDTSGRYLRHYTFRLRLDTNDGSALFQKDATFCARSGSADGSVSLESFNYPGRYLRHRDNLQLWLDPSENTASYRASCSFVIAAPWSTDGS; this is encoded by the coding sequence GTGCGCTCGCAGGACGTGCAGGAACGGCCGGACGCCGACGTCGTCCTGGCGGCGAGGGACGGGGACCGGCATGCCTCGGAACAGCTGATACGGGACTGTCTGCCGCTCGTCTACAACATCGTCGGACGGGCGCTGGACGGCCACAACGACGTCGACGACGTGGTCCAGGAGACCATGATGCGGGTTCTGGACGGGTTGCCCGGGCTGGAGCAACCGGACCGGTTCCGCTCCTGGCTGGTCGCCATCGCCGTACGTCAGGTCCGCGACCGGTGGCGCAGCCAACAGAACCGGCCGACCGCGACACCACTGGAGGAAACCGCCCATGAGGCGGATCCGCAGGCCGACTTCGCCGATCTGGCGATTCTGCGGCTGGCGCTGTCGGGCCAGCGGCGCGAAGCGGTGGAGGCGACCCGCTGGCTGGAGGACGAGGAACGCGAGGTGCTCGCACTGTGGTGGATGGAGGCCGCCGGTGAACTGAACCGCAGCGACCTGGCGGCGGCGTGCGGTCTCACACCCCAGCATGCCGCGGTGCGCGTCCAACGGGTCAAGGAACGGCTGGAGACCGCGCGCGCCGTGGTAAGAGCCGTAACCAGCTCGCCGCGCTGCACGGACCTGGCCGCCGTACTCACCTCATGGGACGGGCGGCCTGCGGCGCTGTGGCGCAAGCGGCTGGCACGCCATGTCCGGGAGTGCCCACAGTGCCTGTCCAGCGCGTCCGACCTGATACCGGCGGAGGGTCTGCTGGGCGGACTCGCGCTGGTGCCCGTGCCGATCGGTCTGGCCGGCCTGGTGCTGGACCGGGCACTGGCGGCGAACTCGGCCGGGGCGACCGTGGGCACGGACGGGCATGCGGCGAAGGGTGCAGGTCGGATGGCCCGTACGCTCGGCGGGCCGGCCATCAAGCCCCTGGCGGCGGCAACCGCATGCGCGGTGACCCTCACAGCTGCCGGAGTGGCATGGTACGCCGCCACGCGGTCCCACGAGCCAGCCCCGCGGCCCGTCGCCGCGGCCCCGCTGACGCCCGCCGCCTCGTCCGTCTCACCGCCCCCGGGAGCGTCCGCCTCACCGACCCCAACACGGACGCCGACAACGACGGCGACCCCGACAACGACGGCCACGGCGCGGCTTTCCGGGCAGCACGCCCTACGGTCGGTAGACGACCCCGGCCACTACGTGAGCCAGTCCGGCCGACTCGGCATCCTGAAGACGGTCGGCGCCACCAGCTCCACGGCCACCCGGAAGGCCGCCACCTTCACGTTCGTGCCCGGCCTCGCCGACGCCCGCTGCTACTCGCTCCGGGACACGTCGGGCAGGTATCTGCGGCACTACACCTTCCGCCTCCGCCTGGACACCAACGACGGATCCGCCCTCTTCCAGAAGGACGCCACCTTCTGCGCGCGCTCCGGCTCCGCCGACGGGTCGGTCTCCCTGGAGTCGTTCAACTACCCCGGCCGCTACCTCCGCCACCGGGACAACCTCCAGCTGTGGCTCGACCCTTCCGAGAACACCGCCTCGTACCGAGCCAGCTGCTCCTTCGTCATCGCCGCACCCTGGAGCACCGATGGGTCATGA
- a CDS encoding SDR family NAD(P)-dependent oxidoreductase: MTDDDARDVLHSNLLSSFLVMKHLMPLAPEQGASMVCVSSRLGMVGMPNQTLYSAAKGGLIALARGAAVEWASRNLRVNVVAPGLAVTPMRRPGRCPVRHRGRWLRRSRPAGRACRP, translated from the coding sequence ATGACCGACGACGACGCACGCGACGTGCTGCACAGCAACCTGCTGAGCTCGTTCCTGGTCATGAAGCACCTGATGCCGCTGGCTCCCGAGCAGGGAGCGTCGATGGTGTGCGTGAGCTCGCGCCTCGGCATGGTCGGCATGCCGAACCAGACCCTGTACTCAGCCGCCAAGGGCGGCCTCATCGCGCTCGCGCGCGGCGCTGCCGTCGAGTGGGCGTCCCGCAACCTCCGCGTCAACGTGGTGGCGCCGGGCCTGGCCGTGACGCCGATGCGACGCCCTGGCCGCTGCCCTGTTCGACACCGAGGACGTTGGCTGCGTCGATCGCGGCCTGCAGGGCGTGCTTGCCGGCCATGA
- the aspA gene encoding aspartate ammonia-lyase — protein sequence MTAVTRSEHDLLGARDVPAEAYWGVHTLRATENFPITGTPISAYPHLVDALAAVKEAAALANEELGLLEPEKAAAIVAACREIRSGKLHEQFVVDVIQGGAGTSTNMNANEVVANRALELLGHDRGEYRFLHPNEDVNLSQSTNDVYPTAVKIATVFAVRGLLKAMSVLQDSFARKAVEFRSVLKMGRTQLQDAVPMTLGQEFSSYAVMIDEDRSRLAEAVELIHEINLGATAIGTGLNAPAGYAESARRHLAGITGLPLVTAANLVEATQDCGAFVQVSGVLKRIAVKLSKSCNDLRLLSSGPRAGLGEINLPPVQAGSSIMPGKVNPVIPEVVNQVAFEVIGNDVTITMAAEAGQLQLNAFEPIILHSLSESITHLRAACLTLAERCVSGITANTGALRRTVENSIGLVTALNPHIGYTAATDIAKEALVTGRGVAELVLEKGLLPADTLADLLRPEVVAGSGQVLA from the coding sequence ATGACCGCCGTCACCCGCAGTGAGCACGATCTTCTCGGCGCCCGGGATGTTCCCGCCGAGGCGTACTGGGGTGTTCACACCCTGCGTGCCACGGAGAACTTCCCGATCACGGGCACCCCGATCTCCGCCTACCCGCATCTGGTCGACGCCCTTGCGGCCGTGAAGGAGGCCGCCGCCCTCGCGAACGAGGAACTCGGTCTGCTGGAGCCGGAGAAGGCGGCCGCGATCGTCGCCGCGTGCCGGGAGATCCGCTCCGGCAAGCTGCACGAGCAGTTCGTCGTCGACGTGATCCAGGGAGGTGCCGGCACCTCGACCAACATGAACGCCAACGAGGTCGTCGCCAACCGGGCGTTGGAGTTGCTGGGCCACGACAGGGGCGAGTACCGGTTCCTGCACCCCAACGAGGACGTCAACCTCTCCCAGTCCACCAACGACGTGTACCCGACCGCCGTCAAGATCGCGACGGTGTTCGCGGTACGGGGACTGCTCAAGGCGATGTCCGTCCTGCAGGACTCCTTCGCCCGCAAGGCCGTCGAGTTCCGCAGTGTGCTCAAGATGGGCCGCACGCAGTTGCAGGACGCCGTGCCGATGACGCTGGGTCAGGAGTTCTCCTCGTACGCCGTCATGATCGACGAGGACCGGTCCCGTCTTGCCGAGGCCGTCGAGCTGATCCATGAGATCAACCTGGGTGCCACGGCGATCGGCACCGGCCTCAACGCCCCCGCCGGATACGCCGAGTCGGCCCGCCGCCACCTCGCCGGGATCACCGGACTTCCGCTGGTGACCGCCGCCAACCTGGTCGAGGCGACCCAGGACTGCGGCGCGTTCGTGCAAGTGTCGGGTGTGCTCAAGCGGATTGCCGTGAAGCTGTCCAAGAGCTGCAACGATCTGCGCCTGCTGTCGTCGGGGCCGCGTGCGGGTCTTGGTGAGATCAACCTGCCGCCGGTGCAGGCCGGTTCGAGCATCATGCCGGGCAAGGTCAACCCGGTGATCCCCGAGGTCGTCAACCAGGTCGCCTTCGAGGTGATCGGCAACGACGTCACCATCACCATGGCCGCCGAGGCCGGGCAGCTCCAGCTCAACGCCTTCGAGCCGATCATCCTGCACTCCCTGTCGGAGAGCATCACGCATCTCCGGGCGGCGTGCCTGACCCTCGCCGAGCGCTGCGTGAGCGGCATCACCGCCAACACCGGGGCGCTGCGCAGGACCGTGGAGAACTCCATCGGCCTGGTCACCGCCCTCAACCCGCACATCGGCTACACGGCCGCCACCGACATCGCCAAGGAGGCCCTCGTCACCGGCCGGGGGGTGGCCGAACTCGTCCTGGAGAAGGGCCTGTTGCCCGCCGATACCCTCGCTGACCTGCTGCGGCCCGAGGTCGTCGCGGGCAGCGGCCAGGTACTGGCGTGA
- a CDS encoding NAD(P)/FAD-dependent oxidoreductase → MKQIPYWLDTAPALPDRSGKDLPDEADVVVIGGGLTGLSTAYHTARKGARVVLVEKDKVGSGASGRNGSMCTQGITISPAEARKRYGQERALELYNAFREAVDVVENLTRKEQIDCDFNRSGRLGLVCKPHHFKGLEAKQRDLAENFGHETVVLSKSELRAELGSDYYYGALLDPLSAGLHVGKFVGGLADAAERTGAEIHERNAATGLTRLSDGGFLVETLHGTIRAKQVMAATDAYTDKSMPWFRKRLINVGSFIIVTEPLGEARAKELIPNGRLMVAHKNVGHYVRLTPDNRLAFGGRARFAPSNPASDVKSGDILKREMTEIFPQLAGTRIDYVWGGMVGMSWDRIPHAGEVNGLYYSMGYCGHGVQMATYMGRAVAEMMDGKPEANPMRGFGFPKVPVPFYNGTAWFLPFGGAYYKAKDRLL, encoded by the coding sequence ATGAAGCAGATCCCCTACTGGCTGGACACAGCTCCCGCCCTGCCCGACCGTTCCGGAAAGGACCTGCCCGACGAGGCGGACGTGGTGGTGATCGGCGGCGGTCTCACCGGCCTGTCCACCGCCTACCACACCGCCCGCAAGGGTGCCCGGGTCGTTCTCGTCGAGAAGGACAAGGTCGGCTCGGGCGCCTCCGGGCGCAACGGCAGCATGTGCACCCAGGGCATCACCATCAGCCCCGCCGAGGCGCGCAAGCGCTACGGCCAGGAGCGCGCACTCGAGCTGTACAACGCCTTCCGCGAGGCGGTCGACGTCGTCGAGAACCTCACGCGGAAGGAGCAGATCGACTGCGACTTCAACCGGTCCGGGCGCCTCGGCTTGGTCTGCAAGCCCCACCACTTCAAGGGCCTGGAGGCCAAGCAGCGGGACCTGGCCGAGAACTTCGGCCACGAGACGGTCGTCCTGAGCAAGAGCGAACTGCGGGCCGAGCTCGGCTCGGACTACTACTACGGCGCCCTGCTCGACCCGCTCAGCGCGGGCCTGCACGTGGGCAAGTTCGTCGGCGGCCTGGCAGACGCCGCCGAGCGTACCGGCGCCGAGATCCACGAGCGCAACGCCGCCACCGGCCTCACCCGCCTCTCTGACGGCGGCTTCCTGGTGGAGACCCTGCACGGCACCATCCGTGCCAAGCAGGTCATGGCGGCGACCGACGCCTACACCGACAAGTCGATGCCGTGGTTCCGGAAGCGGCTGATCAACGTCGGCAGCTTCATCATCGTCACCGAGCCGCTGGGGGAGGCGCGCGCCAAGGAGCTCATCCCGAACGGCCGCCTGATGGTCGCCCACAAGAATGTCGGCCACTACGTCCGCCTCACCCCGGACAACCGCCTCGCCTTCGGCGGCCGGGCCCGCTTCGCCCCCTCCAACCCGGCCTCCGACGTCAAGAGCGGCGACATCCTCAAGCGGGAGATGACCGAGATCTTCCCGCAGCTGGCCGGGACGCGGATCGACTACGTCTGGGGCGGCATGGTCGGCATGTCCTGGGACCGCATTCCGCACGCGGGAGAGGTCAACGGCCTGTACTACTCCATGGGTTACTGCGGACACGGCGTCCAGATGGCCACGTACATGGGCCGCGCGGTCGCCGAGATGATGGACGGCAAGCCCGAGGCCAACCCGATGCGCGGCTTCGGCTTCCCGAAGGTGCCCGTCCCCTTCTACAACGGCACCGCTTGGTTCCTGCCGTTCGGCGGCGCCTACTACAAGGCGAAGGACCGCCTGCTCTGA
- a CDS encoding haloacid dehalogenase type II produces the protein MREIVTFDAYGTLVDFQLGPTTLKILSDSGRLDLDNLDVDEFLDDFRVMRFQAVLEAYRPYHEVLPSSLKNAMRLHGLEYRESDGDALVDAVPTFGPFPEVPDALRALKSRYEIAIISNTDDNLIARNVENIGVEFDYVITAQQAGAYKPDRQTFKHAFRTMGVEPSQVIHVAQGWEYDHIPTRDLGLKRRVWINRYGHPGSADYQPYDELPDLSGLPKLLGC, from the coding sequence ATGCGAGAGATCGTCACCTTCGACGCCTATGGAACCCTGGTCGACTTCCAGCTCGGCCCCACCACCCTGAAGATCCTTTCCGACTCCGGCCGGCTGGACCTGGACAACCTGGACGTCGATGAGTTCCTCGATGACTTCCGTGTGATGCGCTTCCAGGCCGTCCTGGAGGCATACCGTCCCTACCACGAGGTCCTGCCCTCCAGCCTGAAGAACGCCATGCGCCTGCACGGTCTGGAGTACCGCGAGTCCGACGGCGACGCCCTCGTGGACGCCGTCCCCACCTTCGGTCCCTTCCCCGAGGTCCCGGACGCGCTGCGCGCGCTGAAGAGCAGGTACGAGATCGCCATCATCTCCAACACCGACGACAACCTGATCGCGCGGAACGTCGAGAACATCGGCGTCGAGTTCGACTACGTCATCACCGCCCAGCAGGCCGGCGCCTACAAGCCGGACCGCCAGACCTTCAAGCACGCCTTCAGGACCATGGGCGTCGAGCCCTCGCAGGTCATCCACGTCGCCCAGGGCTGGGAGTACGACCACATCCCGACCCGCGACCTCGGCCTGAAGCGCCGGGTGTGGATCAACCGCTACGGCCACCCGGGCAGCGCCGACTACCAGCCCTACGACGAGCTGCCCGACCTGTCGGGCCTGCCGAAGCTCCTCGGCTGCTGA